From the genome of Pantoea alfalfae, one region includes:
- a CDS encoding LysR family transcriptional regulator, producing MSLAAHLISSHLPTIKQLQCFLAVAHELNFRRAAERLSMTQPPLTRQIQSLEDLLGQPLFGRTTHKVTLTDSGHALVTKAEAILTALSALKQDAQPAAARLRIGLTRTLNFELISPLNRLLAAFHASDEMEMPSLTSAQLLQSLAKNSLDLILTGEKGPEAEDTVRYAWVYREPLRIAMPSAHPASLSENVALEALADLPLCWFPRSANPQFYDKCERYFSTLSVTLKRVREPEDSLLMLAHIARGKGFALMPQSKCTFHQAGLCYRPLADDAAKQLAIDVYAAIRADETNAAVVNALIALSQPDEPEAPAHPRG from the coding sequence ATGTCTTTAGCCGCGCATCTCATCAGCAGCCACCTTCCCACAATTAAACAGTTACAGTGCTTTCTGGCGGTCGCGCACGAGCTTAATTTTCGCCGGGCTGCAGAACGCCTTAGCATGACGCAGCCTCCGCTCACCCGTCAGATTCAGAGTCTGGAAGATCTGCTGGGCCAGCCGCTTTTCGGGCGCACGACGCATAAGGTCACCCTGACAGATTCTGGCCACGCGCTGGTCACGAAAGCGGAAGCGATCCTGACTGCGCTGAGTGCCCTGAAGCAGGATGCGCAGCCCGCCGCGGCACGACTACGCATCGGGCTGACCCGCACGCTGAACTTTGAACTGATTTCCCCACTTAACCGGCTGCTCGCCGCTTTTCATGCCAGCGATGAGATGGAGATGCCCAGCCTCACTTCGGCTCAGCTGCTGCAGAGCCTGGCGAAAAATAGCCTGGATTTGATCCTTACCGGGGAAAAAGGTCCGGAGGCGGAAGATACCGTCCGGTATGCCTGGGTATACCGTGAGCCACTGCGGATTGCGATGCCGTCAGCACACCCCGCCAGCCTCTCTGAAAACGTTGCGCTGGAGGCGCTGGCTGACCTCCCGCTGTGCTGGTTTCCGCGCAGTGCCAATCCGCAGTTTTATGATAAATGTGAGCGCTACTTCTCCACACTCAGCGTCACGCTGAAACGGGTCAGAGAGCCAGAAGACTCCCTGCTGATGCTGGCGCACATCGCCAGAGGCAAAGGGTTCGCCCTGATGCCGCAGTCAAAATGTACCTTTCATCAGGCAGGCCTCTGTTACCGGCCACTGGCTGACGATGCAGCTAAACAGCTGGCAATTGACGTTTATGCGGCTATTCGCGCCGATGAAACCAATGCGGCAGTTGTTAATGCGCTGATCGCACTCTCGCAGCCTGATGAACCCGAAGCCCCCGCCCATCCGCGCGGCTAA